Proteins from one Streptomyces sp. NBC_00390 genomic window:
- the treY gene encoding malto-oligosyltrehalose synthase: MTPTATYRLQLQPDFPFSAAAAAVPYLASLGISHLHLSPVLEAVPGSVHGYDVVDHSRVREELGGEAGLRELSRTAREHGLGLVLDIVPNHMAAAPRHNHALWEVLREGPGSPYAHWFDIDWESGGGKVLLPVLAGRIGDELSGMRVDGDVLHYGEQRFPVRASTAELPLPELLDAQWYRLAWWRLARTELNYRRFFTVSDLIGLRVEDPEVFDATHTKILELVHDSVVEGLRVDHPDGVADPAGYLRRLDQATGGACWIVVEKILTGDERLPAGWPVAGTTGYDALRHVDGLFTDPDGAGQLAERYREFAQPSADRGGRWAATARRAAYKVVTHELAAETAALGRLARRICAGDPALRDHAPWALRAAVRELLVRVPVYRPYLLDGEAALTEAAARRAKETFAVTDEATAVDVVRDLALGRLGEGPDHTAFRARFAQTASALRAKSVEDTAFYRYTPLLSANEVGGDPGSPALAPDDFHGYCTRLARDWPATGTVLTTHDTKRSADVRARIAVLSECPERWAEFLSRITEAAAGLEGGRAPDPHLAWVTWQTAVGFGVPRADRLEPALLKAVREAGLRTSWTEADAAYERAVAAFVDAGPAGPPLYYVAEFARELDPYVRANVLGATLLHLTMPGVPDVYQGSERQFLALVDPDNRRPARLGEPLPERLDELRGRRWLSDEKLALTATALRLRRARPDLFGSSGTYAPLRAHGPAAGHCVAFGRSGKVLTAVTRLSLRLEQSGGWRETALTLPEGGWSDLLDPGRTFTGGSAVRLSDLFADRPVALLIHGDASEAAAGTG, translated from the coding sequence ATGACGCCCACCGCCACATACCGGCTCCAGCTCCAGCCGGACTTCCCGTTCTCGGCCGCCGCCGCGGCAGTGCCCTATCTCGCCTCGCTCGGGATCTCGCATCTGCATCTGTCACCGGTGCTGGAGGCGGTGCCCGGCTCGGTCCACGGCTACGACGTGGTGGACCACTCGCGGGTACGGGAGGAGCTGGGCGGCGAGGCCGGTCTGCGGGAGCTGTCCCGTACCGCCCGTGAGCACGGACTCGGCCTGGTCCTGGACATCGTCCCGAACCACATGGCCGCCGCGCCCCGCCACAACCATGCCCTGTGGGAGGTGCTGCGGGAGGGCCCCGGTTCGCCGTACGCACACTGGTTCGACATCGACTGGGAGTCGGGCGGGGGCAAGGTGCTGCTGCCGGTGCTGGCGGGACGGATCGGCGACGAGCTGTCCGGTATGCGCGTCGACGGTGATGTCCTGCACTACGGGGAGCAGCGTTTTCCGGTGCGCGCGTCCACCGCAGAGCTGCCGCTGCCCGAGCTGCTGGACGCCCAGTGGTACCGGCTGGCGTGGTGGCGCCTGGCCCGTACCGAGCTGAACTACCGCCGGTTCTTCACCGTTTCGGATCTGATCGGCCTGCGGGTGGAGGACCCCGAGGTCTTCGACGCGACCCACACCAAGATCCTCGAGCTGGTGCACGACTCGGTCGTGGAGGGGCTGCGGGTGGACCATCCGGACGGGGTGGCCGACCCGGCGGGGTATCTGCGCAGGCTCGACCAGGCGACCGGCGGGGCGTGCTGGATCGTGGTCGAGAAGATCCTGACCGGCGACGAGCGGCTGCCGGCCGGCTGGCCGGTCGCGGGGACGACGGGCTACGACGCGCTGCGGCATGTCGACGGCCTGTTCACCGATCCGGACGGTGCCGGACAACTGGCCGAGCGCTACCGGGAGTTCGCCCAGCCGTCCGCCGACCGCGGGGGCCGCTGGGCGGCGACGGCGCGGCGGGCCGCGTACAAGGTGGTCACGCATGAGCTGGCCGCCGAGACGGCTGCGCTCGGACGGCTCGCCCGGCGGATCTGCGCCGGGGATCCCGCGCTGCGCGACCACGCGCCGTGGGCGCTGCGCGCGGCGGTGCGGGAGCTGCTCGTACGGGTGCCCGTCTACCGCCCGTATCTCCTCGACGGCGAGGCGGCACTGACCGAGGCCGCGGCCCGCCGCGCGAAGGAGACCTTCGCGGTGACGGACGAGGCGACGGCAGTCGACGTCGTACGGGACCTGGCACTCGGACGGCTCGGCGAGGGTCCGGACCACACGGCGTTCCGGGCCCGGTTCGCTCAGACGGCGTCGGCGCTGCGCGCCAAGTCCGTGGAGGACACCGCCTTCTACCGCTATACGCCGCTGCTCTCGGCGAACGAGGTCGGTGGGGACCCCGGCAGTCCGGCACTGGCTCCCGACGACTTCCACGGGTACTGCACCCGTCTGGCCCGCGACTGGCCGGCCACCGGCACGGTGCTCACCACGCACGACACCAAGCGCAGCGCCGACGTGCGGGCGCGCATCGCGGTGCTGTCCGAGTGCCCCGAGCGGTGGGCGGAGTTCCTGTCCCGGATCACCGAGGCGGCCGCCGGGCTGGAGGGCGGGCGGGCCCCCGATCCGCATCTGGCATGGGTGACGTGGCAGACGGCCGTCGGGTTCGGCGTGCCGCGCGCGGACCGGCTGGAGCCCGCGTTGCTCAAGGCGGTCCGGGAGGCGGGGCTGCGCACCAGCTGGACGGAGGCGGACGCGGCGTACGAACGGGCCGTCGCCGCGTTCGTCGACGCGGGCCCGGCAGGCCCGCCGCTGTACTACGTCGCGGAGTTCGCGCGAGAACTGGATCCGTACGTACGGGCCAATGTCCTCGGAGCGACCCTGCTGCATCTGACGATGCCGGGGGTGCCCGATGTGTACCAGGGCTCCGAGCGGCAGTTCCTCGCCCTGGTCGACCCTGACAACCGCCGGCCGGCCCGCCTCGGCGAACCGCTGCCGGAACGGCTGGACGAGCTCCGCGGCCGGCGCTGGCTCTCCGACGAGAAGCTGGCGCTCACGGCCACGGCGCTGCGGCTGCGACGGGCGCGTCCGGACCTGTTCGGGTCGTCGGGGACGTACGCACCGCTGCGGGCGCACGGCCCGGCGGCCGGCCACTGTGTCGCGTTCGGCCGCTCGGGCAAGGTGCTCACGGCGGTCACACGGCTCTCCTTGCGGCTGGAGCAGTCGGGTGGCTGGCGGGAGACGGCGCTGACGCTCCCCGAGGGCGGCTGGAGCGATCTGCTGGATCCCGGGCGTACGTTCACGGGCGGCTCGGCGGTGCGGCTGTCGGACCTGTTCGCGGACCGGCCGGTGGCGCTGCTCATCCACGGAGACGCTTCGGAGGCGGCCGCGGGGACGGGCTGA
- the glgX gene encoding glycogen debranching protein GlgX — MQVWPGQAYPLGATYDGAGTNFAVFSEAARRIELCLLHDDGSETAVELRETDAFVRHAYLPGVMPGQRYGFRVHGPYVPERGQRCNSAKLLLDPYARAISGEIEWNEAVYGYHFGRPDSRNDLDSAPHTMTSVVVNPYFDWGDDRPPRTDYHRTVIYEAHVKGLTMRHPELPPELRGTYAGLAHPAVISHLTELGVTTLELMPVHQFVNDNRLVDSGLNNYWGYNTIGFFAPHNAYASWGDRGEQVLEFKQAVRALHQAGIEVILDVVYNHTAEGNHLGPTLSFRGLDNASYYRLSEDRRYYTDTTGTGNSLLMRSPHVLQLIMDSLRYWVTEMHVDGFRFDLAATLARQFHEVDRLSSFFDLVQQDPVVSQVKLIAEPWDVGEGGYQVGNFPPLWTEWNGEYRDTVRDLWRGEPRKLAEFASRLTGSSDLYQDDGRRPLASINFTTCHDGFTLHDLVSYDNKHNEANGEGNRDGESHNRSWNCGAEGETDDEDVLELRERQMRNFIATLMLSQGVPMLSHGDEFARTQGGNNNAYCQDNEISWVQWPDKDTDEEGTLLAFTKTMVWLRRDHPVFRRRRFFHGRSVEGTHDELTDIAWFTPHGEEMVQRDWQAAHARALSVFLNGHAISEPGPRGERISDDSFLLMFNASAETLDFTVPVNHGAQWQVVVDTACPEGVPPGQGPKVEAGDRVRMIGRSLTVLRRPA; from the coding sequence ATGCAGGTCTGGCCGGGACAGGCGTATCCGCTCGGCGCCACGTACGACGGCGCCGGAACCAATTTCGCGGTGTTCTCAGAGGCCGCGCGACGTATCGAACTGTGTCTGCTGCACGACGACGGCTCGGAGACGGCGGTGGAGCTGCGCGAGACCGACGCATTCGTGCGGCATGCCTATCTGCCTGGGGTGATGCCGGGTCAGCGGTACGGCTTCCGGGTCCATGGCCCCTATGTGCCCGAGCGCGGCCAGCGGTGCAATTCGGCGAAGCTGCTGCTCGACCCCTACGCCCGTGCGATCAGTGGCGAGATCGAGTGGAACGAGGCGGTGTACGGGTATCACTTCGGGCGGCCGGACTCCCGCAACGACCTCGACTCGGCACCGCACACCATGACCTCCGTGGTGGTCAATCCGTACTTCGACTGGGGCGACGACCGGCCTCCGCGCACGGACTACCACCGCACCGTGATCTACGAGGCCCATGTGAAGGGTCTGACGATGCGGCATCCGGAGCTGCCACCGGAGCTGCGCGGCACCTACGCCGGGCTCGCGCATCCCGCCGTGATCTCCCATCTGACCGAACTGGGAGTCACCACACTCGAGTTGATGCCGGTGCACCAGTTCGTCAACGACAACCGGCTGGTGGACTCCGGGCTGAACAACTACTGGGGCTACAACACCATCGGCTTCTTCGCACCGCACAACGCGTACGCCTCCTGGGGAGACCGGGGCGAGCAGGTGCTGGAGTTCAAGCAGGCCGTACGGGCGCTGCACCAGGCGGGCATCGAGGTCATCCTCGACGTGGTCTACAACCACACCGCGGAGGGCAACCACCTGGGGCCCACTCTCTCCTTCCGGGGCCTGGACAACGCCTCGTACTACCGGCTCTCCGAGGACCGCCGCTACTACACGGACACCACCGGCACGGGGAACTCCCTGCTGATGCGCAGCCCCCATGTGCTGCAACTGATCATGGACTCGCTGCGCTACTGGGTGACCGAGATGCATGTCGACGGCTTCCGATTCGACCTCGCGGCCACACTCGCCCGGCAGTTCCACGAGGTGGACCGGCTCTCCTCGTTCTTCGACCTGGTGCAGCAGGATCCGGTGGTCAGCCAGGTGAAGCTGATCGCCGAGCCGTGGGACGTGGGCGAGGGCGGCTACCAGGTGGGCAACTTTCCGCCGTTGTGGACCGAGTGGAACGGCGAGTACCGCGACACCGTGCGCGACCTGTGGCGCGGCGAGCCGCGCAAGCTCGCGGAGTTCGCCTCCCGGCTGACCGGCTCCTCCGATCTGTACCAGGACGACGGCCGGCGGCCGCTGGCCTCCATCAACTTCACCACCTGCCACGACGGCTTCACGCTGCACGATCTGGTCTCGTACGACAACAAGCACAACGAGGCCAACGGCGAGGGCAATCGGGACGGCGAGAGCCACAACCGCTCGTGGAACTGCGGCGCGGAGGGCGAGACCGACGACGAGGACGTGCTGGAGCTGCGCGAACGGCAGATGCGCAACTTCATCGCCACGCTGATGCTCTCGCAGGGTGTGCCGATGCTCAGTCACGGCGACGAGTTCGCCCGTACGCAGGGCGGCAACAACAACGCGTACTGCCAGGACAACGAGATCTCCTGGGTCCAGTGGCCGGACAAGGACACGGACGAGGAGGGCACGCTGCTGGCCTTCACCAAGACCATGGTGTGGCTGCGGCGCGACCACCCGGTGTTCCGGCGCCGGCGCTTCTTCCACGGCCGGTCCGTGGAGGGCACCCATGACGAGCTGACCGACATCGCATGGTTCACCCCGCACGGCGAGGAGATGGTCCAGCGGGACTGGCAGGCGGCGCACGCCAGGGCCCTGTCGGTGTTCCTGAACGGCCACGCGATCTCCGAGCCCGGTCCGCGCGGCGAGCGGATCTCCGACGACTCGTTCCTGCTGATGTTCAACGCGAGTGCGGAGACCCTGGATTTCACGGTGCCGGTGAACCACGGCGCACAGTGGCAGGTGGTGGTGGACACGGCCTGCCCGGAGGGGGTGCCTCCCGGGCAGGGGCCGAAGGTGGAGGCCGGCGACCGGGTCAGAATGATCGGACGGAGTCTGACCGTGCTGAGGAGACCGGCGTAG
- a CDS encoding SAV2148 family HEPN domain-containing protein, which yields MSSGGLELPPGDAGHEGDSAEVTPGAVSLARPMEIGAELDWGADAWSEVRTRAQRAGRAYIWLNLVEQRLRAVVAAVLRPIYEPVHGDDWVVAAAGPAGQEWVQRAVAVREVSRRKGYLLDPADDNVLSFLTLPQLRELMVQHWPCFEPYFDDRRDVELALDELEVARNVVSRNRALNEAVLAQAERASSRLLEILGSGAGVPSADRLRVDAVEDLVGDRYADVVSVHPDRVRLQRQLPAEDLFGGARRVDAIGIGLNLLVQNFSGRRLVRLAESGCRVRLLFLNPASSAVKRRERELGIKKGELSRTVEMNILHMRRVRSRLRDPDAFEIHVFDETPRFTAYLVDGDGPDGLAVVQSYLRRARGMEAPVLVLRGGGRSVVRSGHDSETGLFQTYREEFESVWADSRPVS from the coding sequence GTGAGCTCGGGAGGGCTGGAGCTACCCCCAGGTGACGCAGGTCATGAGGGGGACTCCGCCGAGGTCACGCCAGGAGCGGTCTCGCTCGCGCGGCCGATGGAGATCGGGGCGGAGCTGGACTGGGGCGCGGACGCCTGGAGCGAGGTGCGTACGCGCGCCCAACGTGCCGGGCGGGCCTACATCTGGCTGAATCTGGTGGAGCAGCGTCTGCGTGCCGTGGTGGCCGCGGTGCTGCGCCCCATCTACGAACCGGTCCACGGCGACGACTGGGTGGTCGCGGCGGCCGGCCCGGCGGGCCAGGAGTGGGTCCAGCGTGCCGTTGCGGTGCGGGAGGTCTCCCGGCGCAAGGGCTACCTGCTGGACCCGGCCGACGACAATGTGCTGTCCTTCCTCACCCTCCCGCAGCTGCGGGAGCTGATGGTCCAGCACTGGCCCTGCTTCGAGCCCTACTTCGACGACCGGCGCGACGTCGAACTCGCCCTGGACGAGCTCGAGGTCGCCCGGAACGTGGTCTCCCGCAACCGCGCGCTCAACGAAGCGGTCCTCGCCCAGGCGGAGCGGGCCTCGTCCCGGCTGCTCGAGATACTCGGCAGCGGGGCCGGTGTGCCCTCCGCGGACCGCCTCCGCGTGGACGCCGTCGAGGATCTGGTCGGTGACCGGTACGCGGACGTCGTCTCCGTCCACCCCGACCGCGTCCGGCTGCAGCGCCAGCTGCCCGCCGAGGACCTCTTCGGCGGCGCGCGCCGTGTCGACGCGATCGGCATAGGCCTGAACCTCCTGGTCCAGAACTTCTCCGGGCGCAGACTTGTCAGGCTCGCCGAGTCGGGCTGCCGGGTCCGGCTGCTCTTCCTCAACCCGGCGAGCAGTGCCGTCAAGCGCCGTGAGCGTGAACTGGGAATCAAGAAGGGTGAGTTGAGCCGCACGGTGGAGATGAACATCCTCCATATGCGCCGGGTGCGCTCGCGGTTGCGCGACCCCGACGCCTTCGAGATCCATGTCTTCGACGAAACCCCGCGCTTCACCGCGTATCTGGTCGACGGCGACGGACCCGACGGACTCGCCGTCGTCCAGTCCTATCTGCGCCGGGCCCGCGGCATGGAAGCACCCGTCCTGGTGCTCCGCGGCGGCGGACGCTCGGTGGTGCGCTCGGGGCACGACAGCGAGACCGGACTGTTCCAGACGTACCGCGAGGAGTTCGAGTCGGTCTGGGCCGACTCGCGGCCCGTGTCCTGA
- a CDS encoding copper amine oxidase — protein MHVNRVTRARRRGALLAAAALLGSVGAATGPASAAPSGEVTAAKAAPTRPDCSSAYRIEQTLDGGTTWRMCWRYDTESGLILDKVSYRPKGEPRPIRVINSAKLAQIHVPYDDGRAEYDDLTGAGFGWGLQNIKGAECPGGTVKKVKVPEMGTFNGLCTTTRSRGHAYRLANDLGSKVWQAQGKDLLVYTVNKVSWYEYITEWRFSSDGTIAANVGATGKLAPDDYNGTDGRGWPIGKGARDYATSHSHNVFWRLDFGLDGSNKGRVEQYDSKVTPPRRNGAPKVRTTRTPVTRELAGDARTMRWWRVVSARGRNKDGHPRSYEIVPGPSAKHAGRGFTRHDIYFTQNRACEQFASNNIRDCGQGAPKSVDGWVNGENLVNPVVWVNIGFHHIARDEDQQPMPVHWQGFQLAPRDVTAMNPLTPADLAGQNGHHNHGS, from the coding sequence ATGCACGTCAACAGAGTCACGCGTGCCCGCAGGCGGGGCGCACTGCTCGCCGCGGCCGCGCTGCTGGGCAGCGTCGGCGCGGCGACGGGCCCTGCCTCCGCCGCTCCGTCCGGCGAGGTCACGGCCGCCAAGGCCGCTCCGACCCGGCCCGACTGCAGCAGCGCCTACCGTATCGAGCAGACGCTCGACGGCGGCACCACCTGGCGCATGTGCTGGCGCTACGACACCGAGTCCGGCCTGATCCTGGACAAGGTGTCGTACCGGCCCAAGGGTGAGCCACGTCCGATCCGGGTCATCAACAGCGCCAAGCTGGCGCAGATCCATGTGCCGTACGACGACGGCCGCGCCGAGTACGACGATCTGACCGGGGCCGGGTTCGGCTGGGGGCTGCAGAACATCAAGGGCGCCGAATGCCCGGGCGGCACCGTCAAGAAGGTGAAGGTGCCGGAGATGGGCACCTTCAACGGTCTGTGCACGACCACCCGTTCCCGTGGTCACGCCTACCGGCTGGCGAACGACCTGGGCAGCAAGGTCTGGCAGGCGCAGGGCAAGGACCTGCTGGTCTACACCGTCAACAAGGTGTCCTGGTACGAGTACATCACCGAGTGGCGCTTCTCCTCCGACGGCACCATCGCCGCCAACGTCGGTGCGACGGGCAAGCTCGCGCCCGACGACTACAACGGGACCGACGGACGTGGCTGGCCCATCGGCAAGGGTGCCCGCGACTACGCGACCAGCCACTCCCACAATGTCTTCTGGCGCCTGGACTTCGGCCTGGACGGCAGCAACAAGGGCAGGGTCGAGCAGTACGACTCCAAGGTCACCCCGCCGAGACGCAACGGCGCACCGAAGGTGAGGACGACCCGGACGCCGGTGACCAGGGAACTGGCCGGGGACGCCCGCACGATGCGCTGGTGGCGGGTGGTGAGCGCGAGGGGAAGGAACAAGGACGGGCACCCCCGCTCGTACGAGATCGTGCCGGGGCCCTCCGCCAAGCACGCGGGCCGCGGATTCACCAGGCACGACATCTACTTCACCCAGAACCGCGCCTGTGAGCAGTTCGCCAGCAACAACATCCGCGACTGCGGCCAGGGCGCCCCCAAGAGCGTGGACGGGTGGGTCAACGGCGAGAACCTCGTCAACCCCGTCGTCTGGGTCAACATCGGTTTCCACCACATCGCCCGGGACGAGGACCAGCAGCCGATGCCCGTCCACTGGCAGGGCTTCCAGCTGGCCCCCAGGGACGTAACCGCTATGAATCCGCTCACTCCGGCCGATCTCGCCGGTCAGAACGGGCACCACAATCACGGGAGTTGA
- a CDS encoding GNAT family N-acetyltransferase, translating to MTSAPSVPTPDDGVTVRPLSGPDELELFCRLSYTLDHELEDDLATGRRRPEWLWIAQRDGRVLARIAWWTAADGEAPVALDFFDIDAELPAAEQAGIGLRLLETATAAVVPAGHPRPEYGRFIPPDWRDDPAARAAVEARTGVLEKSGARLLVERLRLEWRAGTPVPEPSGTLAFRQVTDRDDLLALMTPVMAGTLDAHSQADLATGLSHREAAEKHFDEELAGFTSPREWWRIAELPGTGEPVGFVVPARNNYHHIIAYVGVLPAHRGRGHIDEILAEGTRILASQDVPWIRAATDLANVPMAKAFARGGYVNFERAINYVWE from the coding sequence ATGACCTCTGCACCGTCGGTGCCGACGCCCGACGACGGCGTCACCGTCCGACCGCTTTCCGGCCCGGACGAACTCGAGCTGTTCTGCAGGCTTTCGTACACCCTCGACCATGAACTCGAGGACGATCTCGCAACTGGGCGCCGCCGCCCCGAGTGGCTGTGGATCGCGCAGCGCGACGGCCGCGTGCTGGCGAGGATCGCCTGGTGGACCGCGGCCGACGGCGAGGCCCCGGTGGCACTGGACTTCTTCGACATCGACGCCGAACTGCCCGCCGCCGAGCAGGCCGGCATCGGACTGCGACTGCTCGAGACCGCGACCGCCGCCGTCGTCCCCGCGGGTCACCCGCGCCCCGAGTACGGGCGGTTCATCCCGCCCGACTGGCGTGACGACCCGGCCGCCCGCGCGGCGGTCGAAGCCCGTACCGGCGTGCTGGAGAAGTCCGGGGCGAGGCTGCTCGTGGAGCGGCTGCGGCTCGAATGGCGCGCCGGGACGCCCGTACCCGAGCCCTCGGGCACCCTGGCCTTCCGGCAGGTCACGGACCGCGACGATCTGCTCGCCCTGATGACGCCGGTGATGGCGGGCACGCTCGACGCCCATAGCCAGGCCGATCTCGCGACCGGGCTGAGCCACCGCGAGGCGGCCGAGAAGCACTTCGACGAGGAACTCGCGGGCTTCACCTCACCACGCGAGTGGTGGCGGATCGCCGAACTCCCGGGCACCGGCGAGCCGGTGGGCTTCGTGGTGCCGGCCAGGAACAACTACCACCACATCATCGCCTACGTGGGTGTGCTGCCCGCCCATCGCGGCCGGGGCCACATCGACGAGATCCTGGCGGAGGGCACCCGGATTCTCGCCTCCCAGGACGTGCCGTGGATCCGGGCCGCGACCGATCTCGCCAACGTGCCGATGGCGAAGGCCTTCGCCCGCGGCGGCTACGTCAACTTCGAGCGCGCGATCAACTACGTCTGGGAGTAG
- a CDS encoding Tat pathway signal sequence domain protein, whose amino-acid sequence MLRSVHRHLGKLVAGAAIAVTATAAMIAITLPGSAGADDPGDERRNGIQGQAGAGDSAGNGRGAADTPHAGVIAASPREGEHGVGRDPLTDEELNRAEALALTPAARAAGEDVTGDRGPHHLTTNLAEPLPSEADSGPRRAEVSFYDYRTDELITKTVNLDTGTVERTGTQRGVQPSPHREELREALALILADPLGDDLKGDYEHATGRPLTTPDQLWFNGDVYRTYREEHVPDELAACGEHRCVRMVTKVKDGAWIDTRDLIVDLSARTVARTG is encoded by the coding sequence GTGCTCAGATCAGTGCACCGCCATCTGGGGAAATTGGTGGCGGGTGCCGCCATAGCGGTGACAGCGACCGCTGCCATGATCGCCATCACACTGCCGGGCTCGGCGGGTGCCGACGACCCCGGCGACGAGCGCCGGAACGGGATTCAGGGACAGGCCGGCGCCGGTGACAGCGCCGGAAACGGCCGGGGAGCCGCCGACACGCCGCACGCGGGCGTCATCGCCGCTTCGCCGCGGGAGGGGGAACACGGCGTGGGCCGGGACCCGCTCACCGACGAGGAGTTGAATCGGGCGGAAGCGCTCGCGCTCACCCCGGCCGCCCGGGCGGCCGGCGAAGATGTCACGGGTGACCGTGGCCCGCACCACCTGACCACCAACCTCGCCGAACCGCTGCCGTCGGAGGCGGACTCCGGACCGCGCCGTGCCGAGGTCAGCTTCTACGACTACCGGACCGACGAGCTGATCACCAAGACCGTCAACCTCGACACCGGCACGGTCGAACGGACCGGCACCCAGCGCGGTGTCCAGCCCTCCCCGCACCGCGAGGAGCTGCGCGAGGCGCTTGCCCTGATCCTGGCCGACCCGCTCGGCGACGACCTCAAGGGCGACTACGAGCACGCCACGGGCCGGCCGCTGACCACCCCCGACCAGCTGTGGTTCAACGGCGACGTCTACCGCACGTACCGGGAGGAACACGTGCCGGACGAGCTCGCCGCATGCGGCGAGCACCGCTGCGTCCGCATGGTCACCAAGGTCAAGGACGGCGCCTGGATCGACACGCGCGATCTGATCGTGGATCTGAGTGCCAGGACCGTCGCTCGCACCGGCTGA
- a CDS encoding 3'-5' exonuclease: MAWHREPLVGFDLETTGTDPLDARIVTAAVVGLRAGGPVRRRTWMADPGIRIPAQASAIHGISSERAAAEGRPAPEVADEVAETLTGYWAQGVPVVAYNAAFDLTLLSAELQRHGLPSLSERLGGRPIGPVIDPYTIDRAVDRYRKGKRTLEAVCVEYGVTLDSAHDAEADALAAVRVACAIAERHASVAELSPHDLHERQVRWYAQWAADFQRFLRKKGTEDAVVDPSWPLREHAPVSG; encoded by the coding sequence ATGGCCTGGCACCGTGAGCCGTTGGTCGGCTTCGACCTGGAGACGACCGGCACCGATCCGCTCGACGCCCGCATCGTGACGGCCGCCGTTGTCGGTCTGCGGGCCGGGGGGCCGGTGCGGCGGCGCACATGGATGGCGGATCCCGGCATCCGGATTCCGGCGCAGGCCTCGGCCATCCACGGCATCAGCAGTGAGCGCGCGGCAGCCGAGGGGCGGCCCGCGCCCGAGGTCGCCGACGAGGTCGCCGAGACGCTGACCGGCTACTGGGCGCAGGGCGTACCGGTCGTCGCGTACAACGCCGCCTTCGATCTGACGCTGCTCAGCGCGGAGCTGCAGCGCCATGGCCTGCCGTCGCTGAGCGAGCGGCTCGGCGGCCGCCCGATCGGTCCGGTCATCGATCCGTACACCATCGACCGGGCGGTGGACCGCTACCGCAAGGGCAAGCGCACGCTCGAAGCGGTCTGCGTGGAGTACGGCGTGACACTGGACAGCGCGCACGACGCGGAGGCGGACGCGCTCGCCGCCGTGCGGGTGGCCTGCGCGATAGCCGAGCGGCACGCCTCGGTCGCGGAACTGTCCCCGCACGACCTGCATGAGCGTCAGGTGCGCTGGTACGCGCAGTGGGCGGCCGACTTCCAGCGCTTCCTGCGCAAGAAGGGCACCGAGGACGCCGTCGTGGACCCGTCCTGGCCGCTGCGCGAGCACGCGCCGGTCTCCGGCTGA
- a CDS encoding DUF1707 and FHA domain-containing protein — MTSAYEFHTYPAPARVSDAERERVLDVLREGAAQGKLSHETFVHRMELVLAARRPEELEPLTADLVQESRWSRALYRTVGRISAFSVRLRRAWQAEKLPPLQLPEPSPFPLRIGRDPANGLRLSHDTVSRLHAELSRQGQVWVLRDLGSTNGTTVNGIRVTGSIVVQDGDMVGFGRMSFRLTAR, encoded by the coding sequence GTGACGTCCGCCTACGAATTCCACACGTATCCCGCTCCGGCCCGGGTCTCCGACGCCGAGCGCGAGCGTGTCCTCGACGTGCTCAGGGAGGGCGCGGCGCAGGGCAAGTTGTCGCACGAGACGTTCGTGCACCGGATGGAGCTGGTCCTGGCCGCGCGCAGGCCGGAGGAGCTGGAGCCGCTCACCGCCGACCTCGTCCAGGAGAGCCGCTGGTCCCGCGCGCTGTACCGGACAGTGGGCCGGATCTCGGCATTCTCGGTGCGGCTGCGCCGGGCGTGGCAGGCGGAGAAGCTGCCGCCGCTGCAGCTGCCCGAACCGAGCCCGTTCCCCCTGCGGATCGGGCGCGACCCGGCCAACGGACTGCGGCTCAGCCATGACACGGTCTCCAGGCTCCACGCCGAACTGAGCCGCCAGGGCCAGGTGTGGGTGCTGCGCGACCTCGGCTCGACCAACGGCACCACGGTGAACGGCATCAGGGTGACCGGCTCGATCGTCGTGCAGGACGGGGACATGGTCGGCTTCGGGCGGATGAGCTTCCGCCTCACCGCACGCTGA